AAAATTCCAGTCCACAGGAAAGTCTCATCCAAATTGTGGCTGAAAGACTAAACTGATGAACACGGATCGCTGGTGTGTTGCAatggcttgtgaatgaaaatcgcTTCCATTTCAGGCAATtattgcttctagaagtcaacacaggttcttcaccaccaatttctgaaaggACACTCCGCAGGGAACCCCGGCCTTTGCTCACTTCACTccatttatagcctgatcatcctcatACAACAACAACGCCTTTGCAGGAGCCTGAAATTTCGATCACCTTAACATGCAAGGTGGCAAAGGAGCTTACATTGCAAAGTTCTTTACACTTTATAAGGAGATGGAGTTGAGTAAAACATGTCAGCAGTAAAGGAGATATTAACAgttaaataaactaaaactgcaaaaaaattaAACCATTACCAATACAAATGCAATTACAAAAAACAGCCTGAGGAAAGTCTTAAGTCTTTCTGTTTGCAGGTCATCGGGCACTGTGTCCCACAGAGCCAGACCATTATGGCTAAAAGCACTTTCATCTATCTTAGATCTGGCTCTGGGTAAGATTAAAAGACCAGTGCCCGATGACCTCAGGGTTCTGCTTGGTTTATACATAGTAAGCAGATGAGAAATGTACCAATTTATGAGTAAATGTACTTTAATTTGATTCAATGAGGCATTTAATTTTTTCTGAAAAATCGTAATCAAATTGTTGTCAGGTCGAGATGTAGACCCCCTTCTTCATTTAAGATGTGAATGACATCTTTTGCCATAGAACTCACCCCATTTTTGCACAGATCTTCATAGCATCCATCTAAGCCCTTTTTCCGGGCCCAGGAGGGCATTACCTCAGGATCTGGAACCACAATCCCAACCAGACAAGACTGCAGGAGCAGAAAATAGAAGAATACTAAAAAAGAGGCAGGAATGCAGAAGTACAGAGCATTCAATATTTAGTGCTCTTAAGGCTTGTCTAAAAGTAAGAAAATACCAACCTGCAGGCTATCTCCGTGGACGTAGAGCTGAGACACAGGTTCACTGCGGATGTAGATGTTCTCTATCTTCTCAGGAGAAATGTACTCCCCCTGGGCCAGCTTAAAGATGTGCTTCTTCCTGTCTATGATCTTTAGTGTGCCATTCTGAGAAGAGAAAACATGAGCTAACATGAGTTAACTAGGGAAGAAAGCAAGGGCATTATTAGAGCTGCTGAGACCCACTAAAATCGCATCGATTTACTTAAAATTCAATTGAAGCCAGCCAACAGCCACTAACGCAACATCGCTGGACAGttcaacacacttggaggagagcactaactgACAATTTTTTTTGGGTCCGCTAACAGGTGTCCACGTTGGCTAGCATCAAGTAGATTGATGGATGGCGTCATGGATAGCGAAGGCAATAACTGGAGATCAAGCCTTTCCCAACATGCCAGACATTTGAAAGCTGCTTTGAGAGGCCCCACATTACTGCGATTTTCCCAAGACCAAATAGGTGAATAACTGGTCAGTGCCCTCCAGAAATGGAGCATGATCCAGGCTGCCTGAACTAGACGAGCAGCTGGCCTTTGCCCGTGGTTGTCAACCATCATACCTGAACTTGCAGAAAAGCTCACGTTGTAAAGGCAAACATACCGGTAACCATTTGCCTATGTCCCCAGTGTGGAGCCACCCATCAGAGTCCAGTGTCTCTGCTGTCTTCACGGGGTCTTTCAAATAGCCCTTAAAGACATTTGGGCCTTTCACACAAACCTGCAATTCAAGCAGAATGTGTATGAGCTCAACAaaatttttgctgtttttgtttattggtGCTCatattaaatcttttttttttcaccattttCTTTTAATACATTACTTGAGAAAAACAATTATTACACAAACAATGATTGGCATGGCATCAATATCATGGTGCCTACCTCCCCCTCTCCTTTTGCGGCAAAGTAGTTCTTCTCTGGCACATCCACAAGTTTAATGAGGTTGCAGGGCAGCGGTGCACCCACATGACCTGTAAAAACACCAGGGGACCAAATGGCAGAAGTGACCGTACTTTCACTGGTCTGTGTCATTTAGgctaagaatgacccaccacccaaataatacctgctctgtggcgGTTCTGTGGTGTTCTGGCCACTTAacaacagggtgaaaggaggctaacaaggTCTGTTATTATAGAATGAGGCGGCCCTACGCCTTTGAACTACTGCTAATATAGCATCATTGAACAGCGAAACacgctaactgccagttctcGTACATCAGCTATCAACCGTATGTGCTGGCTAGCATCGTGCTGAGTGATGCGGGATAAGAGGGCTGTCCTACCCGCCAAAAGagaggccagttatgctctatGGAACTCCTGCCCATGAAGGTCGacgtctttttttgtttgtttgcttgcagTAGTGGCAGCAGACTAACCACAAGGTGGAGCAATTGGTTTATTTTTCTCAGCTTTCTGGGCCAGGAAATTTAATGTTTACAGGAATAATATTAGACATAGATATCCATAAATGATCAAGGATACAGAAGACATGACATCGTAATCCttaaaacaaaagctaaagGAGAGCACCTGCTTACGTTTTAAACCAATAACCACTTTAAAGCACACTAAATAACCAACCAGGAGTGGCAAACCCATCACAGCCTACCCATAGATAAAGCAACGACCAGTGAATGACACCCATGACCAGATTCTCGGGGGAAAAAAAACGCTACTGAGGCCTACATGAGCACTattttttaaatggttaaaaaagtTTTTACGGCTGGACATGCTGATTGTACATGGCCCAACTTGACCCCAATTTCTGGCCTTATCTCGCGGGCACAGGAGATAGATTGGAGAAGTCCTTTGCCCTGGTTGGCTAGACTGTCTGCATTTTTCCTGCTGGGTCATGGATATACAAACACTGCCCTTATTTGGGTATCTGCCATCTTAGTCTACCAAAACAACCCAGCCTAGCTCGCTCAACAAGTCTGTTTAATTTAGCATCAGCACAGACTCTTTATGTAGACAGCTTTGTCTACATAAGTCCTATGCATTAAATGACCTCAATAAAGGTTTTCCATCATGCTCTTAAAGAGGAACTGCTGCAATCAAAGAGTAGTTCTGTTTTTACTGTTGGCACGGCGTGAGATCGTGTGAAAATGAACCGCTAAGGCAGTGTTTTTCAGGTTCCCACAAGTGCAAAAAGCCCATTGCGATAAAAAAAAGGGACCATGCTGACTGCACTGGTGCTGATGTAGATAACAAGTATTGGAGGCCTGTCGTCACCAGGCTAACATAGTGAAACGTGTGTGCCTGAATAATTACATCATGTTGAGTTATTGAACAATCTCAAACTTTgcctacactcttaaatattAAGGTCCTTTGAGTAATGCCAGAGAAGTACCATATTTGTCATAGAGATATATGCTGCTTTAGACCTGAAAAATTAAGAAATGGTACCAGCAGCCACAAGCCTAAATTAGCTCTGGTCTTAATTGCTAATTGCAACAAGTTGCTGTtgcttgttggctgtattcgCCCTTTACTTCCAGTGCTAACTGGTGTCATATAAGTTACCTTTACTGTTAGCTGATCAGCCtcatagcttcagtgctaaCTAGTGGCATATGAGTGGCCTTTtctgttagctgcattagccttgtagctctagTGTTAATTGGTGGCATATAATTTGCTTTTTAtctgttagctgcattagccttgtagctccagtgctaactgATGGCATATAGGCTATGTTTACTTGTTAGTTGTAtcagcctcatagctctagtgctaaCTGGTGGCATATGAACTGCCTTTACTTGTTAGTTGCTTCAGCCTTCAGGGCTTAATGGGTGGAAGGGCTTCAGCCTTCAGGGCTTAATGGGTGGAAGGGCTTCAGCCTTCAGGGCTTAATGGGTGGTTAGGGCTTAATGGGTGGAAGGGCTTCAGCCTTCAGGGCTTAATGGGTGGTTAGGGCTTCAGCCTTTAGGGCTTAATGGGTGGTTAGGGCTTAATGGGTAGAAGGGCTTCAGCCTTCAGGGCTTAATGGGTGGTTAGGGCTTAATGGGTGGAAGGGCTTCAGCCTTCAGGGCTTAATGGGTGGTTAGGGCTTAATGGGTGGTTAGGGCTTAATGGGTGGAAGGGCTTCAGCCTTCAGGGCTTAATGGGTGGTTAGGGCTTAATGGGTAGAAGGGCTTCAGCCTTCAGGGCTTAATTAGTTGCATCAGCCTCATAGCTTCAGTGTTAACTGGTGGCACATGAGCTGCCTTTACTTGTTAGCtgtattagcctcatagctccagtgctaactgGACGTTTATTGACTGATCGAATAGGCAACCTATACATTTGAGTTTTTGGCCACTACAATGCTTTAAGCAGACACGTACAAGGGCAATGTCCAAGTTGAGTGGCTGCAAAGAATTCCCCATCTGTGAGGCAAAAACACTGACGTGTTGATGCACTGCATGTCTGGGTTAATGTATAACTAAAGCTAACTAGGCTTCCAGGGGTTTACCTGAGGTCCAGTCGCCAGGGGTGGTGTAGGTGCAGCCAGCTGTGCACTCCGTCTGCCCATAGGCCTCATACACCTGTCCATGCACACGTGTACATGCGCCAACGCACCCACCGCcacagagtaaacagacaggacaAATATGAGAGTAAATCAAAGAACGTGGGATTCAAAAGTAGTtttttgaagtgtgtgtgtgtgtgtgtgtgggggggggggcatgtgGTTCTCACCTGACAGCCCAAAGCTGCTCTCAGGAAGCCAAGAACCGTTGGGGAAGTGGGGGCGGCCCCTGTTATAATCATTCGTAGCCTTCCGCCTAAACTGGCCTGTAAAGAAAACGCACAATCAGCCTTAATTCATCTGTCTTTACATTTTCTGATCCTTTGTATTTTGTCCTGCTTTCCAGtgcttgctaggtggttactatggtattccaggtggttggtTTAGTCATGCTTAGTGGGTGCTAAGGGGTtcctaggcagttgctatggttgcAGGGTTGTCACCAAGTGGTTACTGTGATACACCtagtggttggttgggtgtatGTGTACAGTCATAAGATAAGAAGGGTGCACAAGCTTCCTACAGGGGGAAAAATCCATGAAAAATCAGTTGCTACTTGGAAACCATACATCTGATCAAAAAGCTGTGTACAAGCTATAATCGCACAGTCGGACTGAACAATCTGGAGTTTGGAGTTACAGCGCCAGTAACTCGAAACCGGGCAAGCTACACCGCGAAAAAACAGGAATAGAAAGGAATAACAATATTATACAAccataataaacaaacaaacaaacaaaaaaacagtacacACCTGAATCTTGCTGAAGAAGACCTTGTCCCAAATGCTGTCACTCCGGATGACCCCGCGACTGACCTCGGAAGCTTTTCTCTTTGCTGCAAAGTTGAGGAGCCAGCGCTTCACTGGATTATTAGCCTGACTGAATATCTGAACAGCACAccggagaaagaaagaaaaaacattagtATTTTTGACTTATTAGCAGCGTTAgtctcatagctccagtgctaatcgAACAAAAGTGCCACACCGGGAACCGCCGTAATTAGGATGATGTTGCTTGGGGGAATTGCAAGAATTTCAAGTTCAACTTCTGTGTATTACAATAAGATAAAATGagtaaataattacatttatataaataaccgtatgttatatgttattataaataagcaaatggaaaaaaaatagtTGACCAACTTTAACTTTTTTAATAGCAATTTTATAAATTATAGATgtcaatgaaataaaaaagccaGGTGCATAAAATCTAACAGTGGCAGTGAGAAGGCGATGCTTAAAGAGACGCACTTTAAAGCGGTAAACTTCCGCACACCAAATGTGTGGTAACCGTAGAAACAAGCAAAAGCAAAATCCTgaacattttacacaatttagacATCCCAGCCTGACGCATTTGTCACATCTAAATATGAGGACATGTCCGGGGGGGAAAAAGAGGACATATGGTTACCCTAAATTAGTGGcatataaattacatttacttattagctacattagcctcatagcccCCGTGCTAATTGGTGGCATGTAGGTTGCcgttgcttgttagctacattagcctcatagctccagtgttaAATgtacattgtttgttttttttcaactAAAGATTTCTCAAACCGGAAAAAAATGAAacgtgtgggtgtgtgcatggATGAAAAACTTGTGTGACCGGGTCATAGGTGTAAGAGTGAATGTGCACCAGCTTGCTGGTTTCACACATGCTTTGTGAAACACATCCTTTTTTGCACGAACAGAGCATACGCTCAGACCGAAaacacaagcaaacaaaaaGTGCTGTTGCGGCCACTGTTGTTGCGTTGGGCCCGAACGCGTTGCTGCGCTTGAGAGTCTCTCACCTTGTCGTACATGCGGTTGAGCAGTCGAGGCACCACAGGGAAGATGGTGGGCCGCAAGACCTTCATGTCTTCTGAAAGGAGACGGATGTCGCCCTGGAAAAAGCCGATCCTCCCACCGTGGCAGTATACCACGGCCTGCAGACACAGCAAACATTACAAAGTGTATCATTGACATGACGTTGAAGCACTGGATCTCAAATGGGCCCTGCGTTTACAAAACTGTGGACCATCTTGGGGGGGGCTCTGAGAACTGATTTCAGAAATTGATGGCATATAAGTTGCCTTTACATGTTAGCTGCTTGGTGCTAATTGGTGGCACATATGTGCCTTggcttgttagctgcattagtcaCGTTAAAATGTCGTTTGTGGGGGCTCTGAGAACTGATTTAAGAACTACTGATCTAGAAGAAGTGTGAGTCATGTCTCAATGCAAACAACTTTTAGAGAACCATGAAGCTGGTAAAGGCTACAAAAGCACTATTAAAGATCACTCAAAgactcctgacctcaatcctattAAGATGTCGTAGCATGACCTGAAGAGGGCTAAGGGAGCCTTCAAGGCTTTCCATAAACACTAATGAACTGAAACACAGGGATGAAGATCCTAAATTTCTCCTCACGTTGTGCAATTCTTATTTATCACAAATAATTCTTATTTGCAAATAAACGTTTGGTAGGTATCTACAGCTTATtcagttcacttactttttctagcctgcaccgTGGGTGTGTACTCAATGAGTACAGAATGACTTAGATAATGATCAGGACATATTAATAGTAATCAGTGCGGAAATGCAGAGGACAATGGCTGGCTGTCAGCTCATGCCGGTTGTCCTGAAGAGTTCTTTTAGAAGCACCAGTCAGCAGGGCAACTGAGGACAGCATTTTGGGGGAAAAGGGGAAGTAAAGAGTCAGTCTGATTCTCTGGttttatgtgagtgtgtgttgtttatgTGTGAAGTCTGTGACTCATTAGCCTTGTTTGTGAACAGCATTGTTTTGTGCGCAGCACTTGTCCTGTCTATGCATAATAACACAGAGAGCATATGCAAGCTTCTCACATGCTGCAGACCTTTCATCACTGTCTACCTCAACCCATACTTACACACCATGCACACAACTTACCTCAATAAGCCTCTCGAACATGTGGGCAAGGGGCAGGAAGGAAATGAGCACGTCGTCTTTATTCGGACAGATTACTTTCTGcagatgcgcacacacacagtcactgtGGTTAAACTGGGTCACTCAAAGATGTAAACATCGTGTTCTTTTCCTCTTACAAAGGAGATAGATGAGATTTCTTTATCTCCCATCACTACACCATAGCTCCATAGCATTTAAAGCATGCACAGCTTGCTGGAGACAGCAGTGATTCTCTTGAGCTCACTTACATCAGTTACTTTCAGAAAGCCAGAGAAGTCCGCCACAACATTCCCATGTGTAAGCATCACACCCTTTGGATTTCCTGAAGGGAAGAAACACTCAGTTGTTAGGACACTGGACTGTATGTCAggcaaaaacattgtatctgcataatggcaactttacagttttacattgtAGCTCAAACAAGTGCAGATTCGCAGATTTTATTAGTAGggtattttacatatttaattttaCTGTGTAAAAACAGCAGCAAATTTTATACATGCCCCCTTGTACAGAGTGCTGTGTTATACATGCTGCACTTATATCCCGTATGGTGGCCTGTATACAGTGTCCAAAGACGCACATGGTGTCCAAACTCCAAAATGTAGAATTGGCCTGTTCGTCCAACatcatttacacagtgtacaggcTCCGCTAACTAGTACAGACAAAAATGTATGGGCTATAAGTGTTAATGTGTGAGCCTCCTCCATGTCAAATTCACTAACATCAAATACATGGCTTGTAACTCCTTCCAAGTGAACCAAGCAAGCTTCATGATGAAattttccctctcttttcctctcaggCTGACCTTCAGAATGTGATCCTCTGACCCGTTATGAATGTGATTTACTGCTACATTGCTGGAAGACTGCAGAGTCTGTATTTCCATAAAACCAGGAGACGTGGGTTCAGGCTCGAGCCTCATGGAGGCCTCTGTGAGGCCAAAGTGCAGTACCATGGCCGGACAACAGATGGCAGTGTTCTAGGGTAGTTCAGGACACGTGCTGGGTAAGTCCTAGTAGGAAATGAGGAAGGAGTATtttccttgaaggtgatgaaatACCCTAGGGGGATGTAGAGGGAGTGTAATGGGATCTGTAAGATACTGCTCGGGTGTGTGGGTGGATGGCTGGTTGCGTGTGGGTGTCAGGACACACAATGCAGTCGAAAGTCAAGAATAAAACGTGGGAacaattataaatgattcatacaacagtttttttctaaaaataataaCTCCTCATTATAATTACAAATGAATGTCCTTCATATATGTTTAGATCTGTATCATGAATTATTATGGTTTTCTGTTAACATTTGTTCATACATGCCTTTATCATTTTGGAATTCCATTTGGAACAATTCTGTGAACGGTACCGGTATTTTAGATGATTATATGAGGTTTTCTGTACAATAACTATTCTGTTTGGTGTTTATGCTCATGTTAAAGGGACCCTAGAATGTCAACCTTTATGTTTCTTGGCCTAGTTTGATAATAAGAGCTTGGTACATAGGACTGACATACTATGAACCTTAAACACTCTTgtctcctccttcaaaagaaaatccagcataactaaaacagagctggaaaccAGGTGTTACtaaagagcagcacatcacctccagaaACCCGGAGAGGCAAATGGGAATCTACACTATGCTAAAATCTTCGCTAGCTTTACCATCTCGCTTGTCCGCTACCTcataaaacaaactggactgccTCAGCTGTAGCAAACTGGCACTAAACACACAGTAGAAGGAAATGGCTTATTTTTTTTGTACCGGTAAAACTTGGAAAAGCcgggctccgagtggctcagcagccagagccagagagggTGGGTAGATAGCACTCTATCCCCTAATCACTCtcattgtgatgctggccagcacaagCATCTATTAGCTGATGCGTCAGACCCAAGGATCTGACCCTTTCCTTTATCCGCGTTGGCTGCGAAGTAATGCTGCATCGGTGGCATTGTATCCAAGGAGGCTAACTCTTATCTTggctaacagcacatcatgcTTAGAggacacaaagagagaaaaGCAACTCTATCCAGTAAGACTTAGGAATGATCACTACTAGCGTATGATATGTCGCTTCTTTGAGCCGTCATCGGTGCTGTACAGCAGCCAATAAAGTCAGAGCCAATTGTTTTGTTGTCATGAGCCCTCCATCAAAGAAAAATCTGCATGTTTTATTTTGAGAACATCAGGATTTACTGTGCTTCTGCGCATTTTTCTAAAGTTTGGCATTAGAGGCCTGAACGGAAGGCCCCAGCCTGCAGTGTCTGTGTGCAATGctgggggttctaataaagtgtaatGTGACTACGTTTTGACCTGATGTCAAATTCTTTACTTCCCCACTTCTCCCTTCTTTACGAAATACTTAAGGGGTCGCTATCCCCACACctgcaaaaataaaagtgcattTAAACCACACAGAATGGCCTTCACATCTTACCACTTCATTCCAAACTAAAGCCTGCTAAAACTAATTTTCGGTTCATTTGCATCTAGAATCAAGCTAACTTTAGctagtatttattattagtattaatatggTTTTACCTGTGGTACCGCTGGTGAAGCAGACAATCGAAAGGTCATCTGGTCGAGGTGGCTGTAAGAACAAAAGAAGGCTCTCTTATGGCAGCTTTACATAGTCATTTTAAGATCATTTAAGTTCAACTTGACAGTTACCACAAATATATACTATTTTTTAACAAAGTTTGGACATACagcctgaactgaaggcctcgtTCGAATAAGCGCAGTTTGTCACTGCATTTCAGCAATTCCTATAATTACTGGCTCATATTTTCTACTTCCACATTTGCGAGAGAAAAGACTTATTCAAAAGCATAAAAGAAACCACTCTGACTGTTGCTTAGCAGCAGGTTCCTCAGAGTGCAGATGTATGCTTCTTCCTTGTCAATAGGCTGGTAGGCCTGCACATATGCATTTATGTAGTCCTGACTCATTCTAAGCATAAATACCTTATACACTTGCATATGTAATTCAGCAAATAAGGCAGGGCTACTGGCCTCCTTTTTGTGGCCATGATCCCCCACCCAGTCGCCTTTGTTTGGGTTTTAAGACAAATACAATAGGCATTTATCCTGCTGTCACAAAGACATGAAGCTTGATTTACACGTCTAGTAAGTAAATATTTCAAATGTTGTAGCATAATGGAAACCAAGCTACTTGATAGCCAAAGTAGTTGTCAGGTGCTGGTTTATCAAAATGACTTCTCTGTTTCAAAGAAACTCTAGAAGAATTCTGACTTCATAACTGCTTCATAagccagatgtttttttttgtttttttttgtcttagacAAAATGATACAGGTAGACAAAACTGATCCAAGCACCAAAGGCCAAAAACCTCCCCACTATTTAAAGTGAATGACCAGAATGGATCTGGTGGTAGATTTAAGCATGTTTATGTTAATTATATCATTGTATGAACAGCTTAATCTAAAGGGGTTTCGAGATATTGACACAGTACCTACAGTTTGTAGgtcaataaatataaacaaatctGGATAATTCTAAACAATATGGCTGCATGCCTTAAGACAATTCATTCTTTTGGAGTGGAACTTtgttaatgtaaaaaatgtacagGTCACAGGGTCACTTTGACTGACTGTCATGAAACTTAACATACGAATGCCAGAGATCTTGATATATAGTTTATTACCTTTGGTGTACATTATTCAATAGGCGGTCCTAGGAAATTCACCACTTGTTCAACTGAGCTGACACTTTGCCTATTGCATCTTAAAGGTTAAGGATGACTCGGTCATTGGAAAAATCTGTGTGCCATAAGCCAGTTCGTTTTAGGCAGGCATTTGGGAGGCATAACATTGGCCATTTGTCATGATAGTTGGCATTAAGGTGAAACACATCAAGTGGTTAATGCCAACATGACATTAAATTTCATAATGTTACAGAGATGAGCAAATTTGGAACATACTGTATTTGCAGAAGAACGAGCTAACAACGGTTGTTACATTATTTTTCAATTGTCTCATCACGCTGGACTTTTACTGTGAGATAATTGGAGTTGTAATGATCCCATACTGTCATaggctttattttttattattatttcaaatatAACATTTCAGAAATTCTCAAACTTCAATCTAGATTTATCTAGAATATCCCCACACTGTATGTAAGGCCTAATGGGGCTTATTGTCTCTTAACAGTGCTTGGTCCCCTGTGATTGCCGCTGTGTTTGTACATTCTTAGTTCTAAGCCATACCATGTTAATTACACTTGTGAAAGAGTTTTAAGAGCGTGTTCTGTTATGGTCAAGGACGTTCCTCTCTTTAGAAGGAAGGCCGGGGACGTCCCTCGTGTTGAAGAATGTAAGATGCAGTTATAAATTAAATGAACGACATGCACGCAAGACATAGTGATGATACATTGGCACCATGGCTACTCACCAGTGGATTTCTGTAATGTTCTCGTCCCAAAGCCTGGTGTTAACAAAAGCAGACACAAACAACCTACGTTAACACAGCAGGTTACAATGGCAACACAATGTAATGCTAATAACAAGAATAtaccatcactgtcacacaaaaacgtgtatctccatttttgctgcttttcacTTTGACATAATCTGGCAGTGGTTCTTGATTTAACAACTTGGTGTATAGTTTACTGGCTTCCACTAAGAGttgaaagttgtttttttttttgtttgtttgtttttttgtaaagttgcctttttgaagatttttttgttttttgtgggaCCGCAACAATATGCTTGGTTAATATATTTAAGATTTAATCTTAGTAGTAACAGCAATGTTAATTTCTTTTATCCATTTTCTTTAGGTGATTGCAAGTCACCATTTACATACAATTTAATTACAAACCACATGTATCACAAATGTcagattttattcatatttagtaCAATCTATTTAAATTAGTAAGTGGGAGACCTGTGTGGAGGCAGGAATTGCTATcaatatgttttgttttgttttttttacttatgtGCTTATCTTCTAGCTCAGACAGGCTCTGGAAGCATTTATTGAATGCCATGGAAACACTGGTTGTGCCTTCTCCATACGGGCTATTTTGTCAGGACAGTTAGAATAGGTCTTGGGAACTTTGACTTAATACATTGTCAGTCAACTTCTGCATCATAGGTCTTATTAAAATTTGGTCCATGTATCAGCATACATTTACTAGAAAGTATTCCTCCAACCAAAACACAGGTTACACTTATCACTTGTAAGAAACTGATGGTTAAACCGGTCATCAGGCATTTATATACCCATTTTTGTAACCGATAAACT
This sequence is a window from Salminus brasiliensis chromosome 18, fSalBra1.hap2, whole genome shotgun sequence. Protein-coding genes within it:
- the acsl6 gene encoding long-chain-fatty-acid--CoA ligase 6 isoform X1, which encodes MLAFALVAGSLWILLELSSTLMEKMQAQELLLGLRLPELDDLGQLFRSLPTSTLVGLGALTAVLAYWLATRPRGITPPCDLRHQSEEVEGGGRRSMLGNSPELLTHYHEDATTLYEVFQRGLHISGDGPCLGSRLPNQPYKWLSYKEVMTRAEHLGSGLLYQGCQPNSEQLIGVFAQNRPEWIIAELACYTYSMVVVPLYDTLGADAIRYIINIAEISTVICDKPEKALVLLGNVERQETPGLKRIILMDPFDVELVEQGKKCGVHIHSLKDVEALGREHYRNPLPPRPDDLSIVCFTSGTTGNPKGVMLTHGNVVADFSGFLKVTDKVICPNKDDVLISFLPLAHMFERLIEAVVYCHGGRIGFFQGDIRLLSEDMKVLRPTIFPVVPRLLNRMYDKIFSQANNPVKRWLLNFAAKRKASEVSRGVIRSDSIWDKVFFSKIQASLGGRLRMIITGAAPTSPTVLGFLRAALGCQVYEAYGQTECTAGCTYTTPGDWTSGHVGAPLPCNLIKLVDVPEKNYFAAKGEGEVCVKGPNVFKGYLKDPVKTAETLDSDGWLHTGDIGKWLPNGTLKIIDRKKHIFKLAQGEYISPEKIENIYIRSEPVSQLYVHGDSLQSCLVGIVVPDPEVMPSWARKKGLDGCYEDLCKNGELKKAILDDLVRLGKASGLHSFEQVKDVYVHSEMFSIENGLLTPTLKAKRPELKEYFKLQIEQLYNNISM
- the acsl6 gene encoding long-chain-fatty-acid--CoA ligase 6 isoform X3, which produces MEKMQAQELLLGLRLPELDDLGQLFRSLPTSTLVGLGALTAVLAYWLATRPRGITPPCDLRHQSEEVEGGGRRSMLGNSPELLTHYHEDATTLYEVFQRGLHISGDGPCLGSRLPNQPYKWLSYKEVMTRAEHLGSGLLYQGCQPNSEQLIGVFAQNRPEWIIAELACYTYSMVVVPLYDTLGADAIRYIINIAEISTVICDKPEKALVLLGNVERQETPGLKRIILMDPFDVELVEQGKKCGVHIHSLKDVEALGREHYRNPLPPRPDDLSIVCFTSGTTGNPKGVMLTHGNVVADFSGFLKVTDKVICPNKDDVLISFLPLAHMFERLIEAVVYCHGGRIGFFQGDIRLLSEDMKVLRPTIFPVVPRLLNRMYDKIFSQANNPVKRWLLNFAAKRKASEVSRGVIRSDSIWDKVFFSKIQASLGGRLRMIITGAAPTSPTVLGFLRAALGCQVYEAYGQTECTAGCTYTTPGDWTSGHVGAPLPCNLIKLVDVPEKNYFAAKGEGEVCVKGPNVFKGYLKDPVKTAETLDSDGWLHTGDIGKWLPNGTLKIIDRKKHIFKLAQGEYISPEKIENIYIRSEPVSQLYVHGDSLQSCLVGIVVPDPEVMPSWARKKGLDGCYEDLCKNGELKKAILDDLVRLGKASGLHSFEQVKDVYVHSEMFSIENGLLTPTLKAKRPELKEYFKLQIEQLYNNISM
- the acsl6 gene encoding long-chain-fatty-acid--CoA ligase 6 isoform X2, with product MKELSSTLMEKMQAQELLLGLRLPELDDLGQLFRSLPTSTLVGLGALTAVLAYWLATRPRGITPPCDLRHQSEEVEGGGRRSMLGNSPELLTHYHEDATTLYEVFQRGLHISGDGPCLGSRLPNQPYKWLSYKEVMTRAEHLGSGLLYQGCQPNSEQLIGVFAQNRPEWIIAELACYTYSMVVVPLYDTLGADAIRYIINIAEISTVICDKPEKALVLLGNVERQETPGLKRIILMDPFDVELVEQGKKCGVHIHSLKDVEALGREHYRNPLPPRPDDLSIVCFTSGTTGNPKGVMLTHGNVVADFSGFLKVTDKVICPNKDDVLISFLPLAHMFERLIEAVVYCHGGRIGFFQGDIRLLSEDMKVLRPTIFPVVPRLLNRMYDKIFSQANNPVKRWLLNFAAKRKASEVSRGVIRSDSIWDKVFFSKIQASLGGRLRMIITGAAPTSPTVLGFLRAALGCQVYEAYGQTECTAGCTYTTPGDWTSGHVGAPLPCNLIKLVDVPEKNYFAAKGEGEVCVKGPNVFKGYLKDPVKTAETLDSDGWLHTGDIGKWLPNGTLKIIDRKKHIFKLAQGEYISPEKIENIYIRSEPVSQLYVHGDSLQSCLVGIVVPDPEVMPSWARKKGLDGCYEDLCKNGELKKAILDDLVRLGKASGLHSFEQVKDVYVHSEMFSIENGLLTPTLKAKRPELKEYFKLQIEQLYNNISM